One Paenibacillus sp. FSL H7-0737 DNA segment encodes these proteins:
- a CDS encoding helix-turn-helix transcriptional regulator, protein MLQFLYSPIGVHIAEMGFEDSDVQRIMKAISWLHDNFSSKGKLQTWTSWYYEWDLVSQALAFTSMSLLQYQKALCLREARSLMLSSLMDATTACQLVGDVINSQFSRDYSRFF, encoded by the coding sequence TTGTTACAATTCCTGTACAGCCCCATCGGCGTTCACATTGCTGAAATGGGGTTTGAGGATTCGGACGTGCAGCGGATTATGAAGGCGATTTCCTGGCTCCACGACAACTTCTCCAGCAAAGGAAAGTTGCAGACTTGGACGAGCTGGTACTATGAATGGGACCTCGTTTCACAAGCATTGGCATTTACTTCGATGAGCCTGTTGCAATACCAAAAAGCGCTGTGTCTCCGTGAAGCGAGAAGTCTGATGCTATCCAGCTTGATGGATGCGACCACTGCATGTCAGCTAGTAGGGGATGTGATCAACTCTCAATTTAGCCGAGATTACAGTCGTTTTTTTTGA